From one Lycium ferocissimum isolate CSIRO_LF1 chromosome 5, AGI_CSIRO_Lferr_CH_V1, whole genome shotgun sequence genomic stretch:
- the LOC132056297 gene encoding protein RESPONSE TO LOW SULFUR 3-like: MASTIAVPSIQTKPHHRHISAVPESEVLRRRNEELEKELKKSIEREEKMREELNKIWERLRVAEEAEERLCSQLGEFEAEAVDQARAYRTRVLHLMDQLSLAQKLLQSAAVSVPNFQ; this comes from the coding sequence ATGGCTTCAACTATAGCAGTGCCTTCCATCCAAACAAAACCCCATCACCGTCACATCTCCGCCGTGCCGGAGAGTGAGGTGCTAAGAAGAAGAAATGAGGAATTAGAGAAGGAATTAAAGAAAAGCattgaaagagaagagaaaatgaGAGAGGAATTGAATAAGATATGGGAAAGGCTAAGGGTTGCTGAGGAGGCTGAGGAGCGGCTTTGTTCTCAGCTTGGGGAATTTGAAGCCGAAGCTGTTGATCAGGCTCGGGCATACAGGACACGTGTTCTTCATTTGATGGATCAACTCTCTCTGGCACAAAAACTTCTCCAATCAGCTGCCGTTAGCGTTCCCAATTTCCAATAA